The nucleotide sequence AATGAATGTCCTTTTTTCATATGGGAAAAAATAATTATTTCTTCCACCAGAAGTAAGTAGTCTACACTCCCCTTCTATTACAAGATGGGTTTAAAATTTAAAACAAAAAAAAGTCGCAAAGTGAGAATTTGCGACTTTCAATTTATTGATTCAATTTGAATTAATTAATCAGTTCAAATCTTGCATATTCTGCGATTTTCTTCGGTAATCTGATGCCCTCCGGCGTTTGGTTATTTTCCAGCAATGCGGCCATAATTCTTGGTAAAGCCATTGCAGAACCATTCAAGGTGTGAACCAGCTGAGACTTACCTTCGTTTCCTTTATAACGGCATTTCAGACGATTGGCCTGGAAGGTTTCGAAATTGGAAACAGAACTTACTTCCAGCCATTTTTCCTGAGCTGCACTCCAAACCTCGAAATCGTAAGTCATTGCAGAAGCAAAACCAGTGTCACCACCGCAAAGTCTAAGAATTCTGTAAGGCAATTCCAGATCTTCCAAAATGGATTTGATATGGTCTACCATTTCTTCCAAAACAGCGTAAGAATTCTCCGGTTTCTCGATTCTCACAATTTCCACCTTTTCGAATTGGTGGAGCCTGTTAAGCCCTCTCACATGCGCTCCGTAGCTTCCTGCTTCTCTTCTGTAACACTGAGAAAAAGCAGTATTCTTGATTGGCAAATCTTTTTCGTCCAACAAGACATCACGATAGATATTGGTAACAGGCACCTCTGCGGTTGGAATCAGATACAAATCATCTGCTCCTACATAATACATCTGTCCCTCTTTATCCGGCAATTGCCCTGTTCCGTAACCAGAAGCTTCATTTACCACGTGAGGCGGATTAACTTCCAGATATCCGGCATCTGTGTTTTTATCGAGAAAATACTGAACCAAAGCTCTCTGTAAACGTGCACCTTTTCCCAGATAAACAGGAAACCCAGCGCCAGCGATTTTAACTCCCAATTCAAAATCGATAAGATTATATTTTTTTGCCAATTCCCAATGTGGAATTGCACCTTCGCCAAGACCTTCTACCGTAGTAGATTCATAAATGATCTCGTTATCATCGGCAGAAACACCGGCAACTACTTTTTCGTTAGGAATATTGGGAAGTTGATACAATATATTCAGAAGATTTTTTTCAATATCTTTCAACTGAGACTCTAATTCTTTGCTAGATTCTTTGTATTGCGATGTTTTGGATTTTGCAGCTTCTGCTTCCTGTTTTTTACCGTCTTTCATCAGCATTCCGATTTCTTTCGAAATTTTGTTCATCTCGGAAAGTTGTGAATCCAGCTCGAATTGCAGCTTTTTTCTTTCGTCGTCAGCAGTAATTGCAGCATCGACCAAATCTAGTTCCTTGAAGTTTCTTTTCTTCAAGCCTTCCAAAACGCGCTCTTTGTTCTCGCGCAAAAAATTAACCTGTAACATTTTTGTTGGGTGTTAGGTGTTTGGTATTGGATGTATTAGCGCAATTTCCATCATCTCGCTTCCATCATCCAACATTAGTTGTACAAATTTAATGATTTTATTTCACGATTGTGATAATGTTCGGCTGTCCAGATACTTTTGTGAATTTCAGTTCATCATTGTACCAGAGTTTTGATAATTCGAAAAGCGAGGGAGTCCATTTATAGTGGATTTCAATGGTATCGTCATCATTCACTGCCTGCGTATTAACTGTTTTTGAATATCGGATAATAAATTTTGAATAATAAGTTTTCTGCTCCGGACTAATAGAGTCTTTCAACAATCTGGTAGCGCCACCAGCATAATCCAGATAAGTGGTATCTTTCACATCCTTTAGCAAGCTTGATCCAGATACAGTGGTGAGTGCTGTCTCACTGAGAAGATCCAGTAAGGTGACGGATGAATAAGATCCTTCCAGCTTGGAATCTAGAAGATCCTGACCATCCTGACTTTTGACATAAAGATTCAGCACTTGGTCTATGACCTGATAATCATTATCATCCCCACGGCATGAAAACAACAAAATTATGGCTGAGAGAATTATGGATATTCTTTGTTTCATCTTTGCAAAGATAATTCTAAAATTATTTATCGTGTAAGTTTCTTCAGATAATTGCCGAAGAAAGTTAGATATGCTAAACCTTCCCAAATTAAAACCAGAGACAGAGAAATGCCCATTCCTAATATTCCAAAAGTGTTAACTAAAAAATAGGCTGTAACAGAAAGTATTATTAATGATAAAATAGAAACCCAAGTATTAACCTCTATTTTTCCTACTGCAGGTAAAAGGTTTCCAAACAAATTTCTGGAAAGCATCCCAAAAGTGAAGCCTAATAGCAAGATCATCATCAGATTACTGTTATCTGAATAATTAGTTCCAAAGAAGACTTTCAGTAAAAGATCTTTAAAAAAGTAGAAAAAACCGAGTATCAGTATACAAATTGGGATAAATATTTTGTAGTAATTCTTGATATAAGATCTAAGAAAATTTTTATTTTGATAATTTTTTGACAATAGCGGATAATCACTTTGCATAAAACTTATAGCCAAAACAGTAATGTTAGACGGCAATAAAATTGCCACTTTATAATTGGCAACCGCATTTTCGTTCATTAGAAATCCAAGAAGCATTACATCTAATGAGAATAAGGTTTCTGAAATAACAGATGTTGCTGCTGT is from Epilithonimonas vandammei and encodes:
- the serS gene encoding serine--tRNA ligase — its product is MLQVNFLRENKERVLEGLKKRNFKELDLVDAAITADDERKKLQFELDSQLSEMNKISKEIGMLMKDGKKQEAEAAKSKTSQYKESSKELESQLKDIEKNLLNILYQLPNIPNEKVVAGVSADDNEIIYESTTVEGLGEGAIPHWELAKKYNLIDFELGVKIAGAGFPVYLGKGARLQRALVQYFLDKNTDAGYLEVNPPHVVNEASGYGTGQLPDKEGQMYYVGADDLYLIPTAEVPVTNIYRDVLLDEKDLPIKNTAFSQCYRREAGSYGAHVRGLNRLHQFEKVEIVRIEKPENSYAVLEEMVDHIKSILEDLELPYRILRLCGGDTGFASAMTYDFEVWSAAQEKWLEVSSVSNFETFQANRLKCRYKGNEGKSQLVHTLNGSAMALPRIMAALLENNQTPEGIRLPKKIAEYARFELIN